A window from Primulina huaijiensis isolate GDHJ02 chromosome 11, ASM1229523v2, whole genome shotgun sequence encodes these proteins:
- the LOC140987108 gene encoding uncharacterized protein At2g34160-like → MTSEAPTPPAVKQVKNENLKKNRIQVSNTKKPLFFYVNLAKRYLQQNNEIELSALGMAITTVVTIAEILKNNGFAKEKSILTSTVDMKDETKGRIVHKARIEIVLEKSENFESLMNASHATPPPQHQSADGKMTENQQ, encoded by the exons ATGACATCCGAGGCACCGACTCCGCCAGCGGTGAAACAAGTTAAAAATGAGAACTTGAAGAAGAACAGAATCCAGGTCTCCAATACAAAGAAACCATTGTTTTTCTACGTCAATCTTGCAAAG AGGTACTTACAACAGAACAATGAGATTGAGCTTTCAGCTTTGGGCATGG CAATCACAACAGTAGTCACCATAGCTGAGATTCTGAAGAATAATGGATTTGCGAAGGAGAAGA GTATTTTGACGTCAACCGTGGATATGAAAGACGAAACCAAGGGTCGCATTGTTCACAAAGCCAGG ATTGAAATTGTGCTGGAGAAGTCTGAAAACTTTGAGTCATTAATGAATGCGAGCCATGCAACGCCTCCGCCGCAGCATCAAAGTGCAGATGGGAAAATGACTGAAAATCAACAATAG
- the LOC140988973 gene encoding PITH domain-containing protein At3g04780 has protein sequence MSVESVSVVPRSQIDLLDFVDWSGVECLNQSGSHSLPNALKQGYREDDDLNLESDADEQLLIYIPFLQVIKLHSVVIKGPEEEGPKTVKLFANREHMGFSNVNDFPPSDSAVLSTENLEGKPVIVKYVKFQNVRSLTIFIEENQSGSEITKIQKIVLYGTTVETTDMKGLKKIEDH, from the exons ATGTCTGTCGAATCAGTATCTGTAGTCCCAAGAAGCCAA ATTGATTTGCTGGATTTTGTTGATTGGTCTGGTGTTGAATGCCTAAATCAAAGCGGCAGCCACTCTCTTCCAAATGCTCTCAAACAG GGTTATAGAGAAGATGATGATTTGAATTTGGAAAGCGATGCAGATGAGCAGCTATTGATTTATATTCCTTTTTTGCAAGTTATTAAACTGCATTCTGTTGTCATTAAAGGGCCGGAGGAAGAAG GTCCCAAGACTGTGAAGCTTTTTGCTAACAGGGAGCACATGGGCTTCAG TAATGTTAACGATTTTCCCCCAAGTGACTCGGCTGTTTTATCCACTGAAAACCTGGAG GGAAAACCAGTGATTGTGAAATACGTCAAGTTTCAAAATGTCCGAAG CTTGACAATTTTCATTGAAGAAAATCAATCTGGTTCAGAAATTACAAAAATCCAAAAGATTGTTCTCTATGGAACTAC ggttgaaacaacagatatgAAAGGTTTGAAGAAGATCGAGGATCACTGA